One Glycine max cultivar Williams 82 chromosome 4, Glycine_max_v4.0, whole genome shotgun sequence DNA segment encodes these proteins:
- the LOC100777586 gene encoding probable methyltransferase PMT26 — translation MALGKYARVDGRRSSSWCSTVTVVMFVALCLVGVWMMTSSSVVPVRNGDEAQENKNQVKEQAEVKEAVSEVSNSNTRQFEDNPGDLPEDATKGDSNVTFEDNSNSSDKQEKLEENPVERSSDDTKTEDVDDKKTEEEGSNTENESNSDSVENNKDSDETSTKESDSDESEKKPDSDDNKKSDSDESEKQSDDSDETTNTRIEEKVEESDNKESDENFIEKNTNDDTKQKTSKEVYPSGAQSELHEESTTETGSWSTQAAESKNEKESQESSKQATGYKWKLCNVTAGPDFIPCLDNWKAIRSLRSTKHYEHRERHCPEEPPTCLVPVPEGYKRPIEWPKSREKIWYYNVPHTKLAKVKGHQNWVKVTGEYLTFPGGGTQFKHGALHYIDFIQETEPDIAWGKRTRVILDVGCGVASFGGFLFDRDVLAMSLAPKDEHEAQVQFALERGIPAISAVMGTKRLPFPGKVFDVVHCARCRVPWHIEGGKLLLELNRVLRPGGFFVWSATPIYQKLPEDVEIWKAMKTLTKAMCWEVVSISKDQVNGVGVAVYKKPTSNECYEQRSKNEPPLCPDSDDPNAAWNIKLQACMHKVPASSKERGSKLPELWPARLTKVPYWLLSSQVGVYGKPAPEDFTADYEHWKRVVSQSYLDGMGIKWSNVRNVMDMRSIYGGFAAALRDLNVWVMNVVTIDSPDTLPIIFERGLFGIYHDWCESFSTYPRTYDLLHADHLFSKLKKRCNLAAVVAEADRILRPEGKLIVRDTVEIVEELESMARSMQWKVRMTYSKDKEGLLCVEKSKWRPKEQEKLEYAIV, via the exons ATGGCTTTGGGGAAATATGCTAGAGTAGATGGTAGAAGATCGTCGAGTTGGTGTTCAACGGTGACTGTTGTCATGTTTGTGGCTCTGTGCTTGGTTGGGGTTTGGATGATGACATCATCTTCAGTTGTTCCTGTGCGTAACGGAGACGAAGCCCAGGAGAATAAGAACCAAGTGAAAGAACAAGCAGAGGTGAAAGAAGCAGTGAGTGAGGTCAGCAATAGCAATACGCGGCAGTTTGAAGATAATCCAGGTGATTTGCCTGAGGATGCAACCAAGGGGGACAGCAATGTAACCTTTGAAGACAACTCAAACTCTTCAGATAAACAAGAGAAGTTGGAGGAAAATCCTGTAGAGAGGTCTTCTGATGATACAAAGACAGAAGACGTGGATGATAAGAAAACTGAGGAGGAAGGTTCTAATACAGAAAACGAATCAAACTCAGACTCTgtggaaaataacaaagacagTGATGAGACTTCCACTAAGGAATCTGATTCTGATGAGAGTGAGAAGAAGCCTGATTCTGATGATAACAAGAAGTCTGATTCAGATGAAAGTGAAAAGCAATCTGATGACTCTGATGAAACAACAAATACTAGGATAGAGGAGAAGGTGGAAGAAAGCGATAACAAGGAATCTGATGAAAACTTTATTGAGAAGAATACAAATGATGATACCAAACAGAAGACTTCAAAGGAGGTATATCCTTCTGGGGCTCAGTCTGAGCTTCACGAAGAAAGTACTACAGAAACTGGGTCTTGGTCAACTCAGGCAGCAGAGTCTAAGAATGAAAAGGAGTCTCAAGAATCCTCCAAGCAGGCAACTGGATACAAGTGGAAGCTTTGCAATGTCACTGCTGGTCCTGATTTTATCCCATGCCTTGACAACTGGAAAGCTATTAGGAGTCTCCGGAGTACTAAACACTATGAACATCGAGAAAGACACTGTCCTGAAGAACCTCCTACCTGCCTTGTTCCTGTTCCTGAAGGATATAAACGCCCAATTGAGTGGCCTAAAAGCAGAGAGAAG ATATGGTATTACAATGTTCCACACACAAAGCTTGCTAAAGTTAAGGGCCACCAGAATTGGGTGAAAGTTACGGGCGAGTACCTTACTTTTCCTGGTGGTGGAACCCAATTCAAACATGGGGCACTTCATTACATTGACTTTATACAAGAG ACTGAACCTGACATTGCTTGGGGCAAACGCACGCGCGTTATACTAGATGTTGGATGTGGTGTTGCCAGCTTTGGAGGTTTTCTCTTTGATAGAGATGTACTTGCAATGTCATTAGCACCAAAGGATGAACATGAAGCTCAGGTACAATTTGCACTTGAAAGGGGGATTCCTGCTATATCTGCTGTGATGGGCACAAAGAGGCTTCCCTTCCCTGGGAAAGTATTTGATGTAGTCCACTGTGCACGATGTAGAGTTCCGTGGCATATAGAAG GTGGTAAACTTCTTTTGGAGCTAAATAGAGTATTGAGACCTGGAGGTTTTTTTGTATGGTCTGCTACTCCAATTTATCAGAAGCTTCCTGAAGATGTTGAAATATGGAAGG CCATGAAGACACTAACAAAAGCCATGTGCTGGGAAGTTGTGTCGATCAGCAAGGATCAAGTAAATGGAGTAGGTGTAGCTGTATACAAGAAGCCAACTTCTAATGAGTGTTACGAGCAACGTTCAAAGAATGAGCCACCGCTGTGTCCAGACTCTGATGATCCTAATGCAGCATG GAACATTAAATTGCAAGCTTGCATGCACAAAGTGCCAGCTAGTTCAAAGGAACGAGGCTCAAAATTGCCTGAGCTGTGGCCAGCCAGACTGACCAAAGTGCCTTATTGGTTGTTGAGTTCCCAAGTTGGAGTTTATGGAAAGCCAGCCCCTGAAGATTTCACTGCTGATTATGAACACTGGAAACGTGTAGTGTCCCAGTCTTATCTAGATGGGATGGGAATTAAATGGTCAAATGTGCGCAATGTCATGGATATGAGGTCTATCTATGGAGG ATTTGCTGCAGCTTTGAGAGATTTGAATGTTTGGGTCATGAATGTGGTTACAATAGACTCCCCTGATACTCTTCCCATTATTTTTGAACGAGGTCTGTTCGGTATATATCATGATTGGTGTGAATCATTTAGCACCTATCCTAGGACCTATGATCTCCTCCATGCTGATCATCTGTTTTCAAAGCTTAAGAAAAG GTGCAATTTGGCAGCTGTAGTGGCCGAGGCTGATCGGATTCTTAGGCCTGAAGGAAAACTTATTGTTCGTGACACTGTGGAGATCGTTGAAGAGCTTGAGAGCATGGCTAGGTCTATGCAATGGAAGGTTCGCATGACTTACTCCAAGGATAAGGAGGGCTTGTTATGTGTGGAGAAGTCCAAGTGGCGACCTAAGGAGCAGGAAAAGCTCGAGTATGCTATTGTTTAA